Part of the Anaerolineae bacterium genome is shown below.
CTCGGCCGGCGCCAGGCTGGGCAGTCCGAGCTGTACCGCCCGCTGTTCCAGGGCGGTGCGCACCTGGTTGATCACCCAGGCGATGTCCTCAGGATTGTCCACCAGGTCCAGGGAGTTGGTATCCACCGCCAGCACCGGGCACTCCTGATAGCCGGCGAAAAAGCGCTCGTAGGCCAGGCGCAGGTCCTCAATGTACTGACGCGACATGGCGCGCTCGTACGGGCGGTCGCGATGGGCGATGCGGTACATCAGGGTATCGGTGCTGGCGCGCAGGAACACGATGACATCGGGCTGGGGGACATGGCCTCCCAGGATGGCATGCACCTGCTCATACATGGCCAGCTCCTCGCCGGCGAGGTTCAACTGCGCGAACAGACGGTCCTTGAGGAACGCGTAGTCGCTGACCACCGAATGAGTTTGCAGGATTTCCCGGATGTGCTGTTGCTGGCGGTAGCGGCTGAGCAGGAAGAATATCTGGGTCTGGAAGGCATAGCGGGAACGGTCCTGGTAAAATCGTTCCAGGAAGGGGTTTTCCTCGAAGATTTCCAGCACCAGATGGGCCCCCAGCCGCTCGCTCAAGTGGCGGGCCAGGGTGGTCTTGCCCACACCGATGGGGCCCTCGACAGC
Proteins encoded:
- a CDS encoding deoxynucleoside kinase, with the protein product MSTRFHVAVEGPIGVGKTTLARHLSERLGAHLVLEIFEENPFLERFYQDRSRYAFQTQIFFLLSRYRQQQHIREILQTHSVVSDYAFLKDRLFAQLNLAGEELAMYEQVHAILGGHVPQPDVIVFLRASTDTLMYRIAHRDRPYERAMSRQYIEDLRLAYERFFAGYQECPVLAVDTNSLDLVDNPEDIAWVINQVRTALEQRAVQLGLPSLAPAEVFMVPAEAPAPERPAAAPAAGELSGVSGAASFMPRYLHLVEAIGRLSAVLAQASYEPTPAEDVWKRAADELARCDALLRDLRAALAGGMPARTPEP